A stretch of DNA from Hippopotamus amphibius kiboko isolate mHipAmp2 chromosome 5, mHipAmp2.hap2, whole genome shotgun sequence:
CCATGAGCGTGCCTTTTGGCTTCTGGGGGACCTGGGACTCAGttccccagctccaccacttatttTTCAGGGACCCTCTTTTTGTGAGCCTCTGTTTTACTCCTTAGAGGGGTTTTGTGGGCATTAAATGAGAAATAGGGGTGTAAGAGTTTTGTTGTCAACAGGAAtatcatcctcttcctcctcctgacaAGCTGACAAGGGCCCACCCACAACAAACGGCCCCACACAAGAGCCCGGGTGTCCAGGAGCGAGAGTCTGTTCAACCAGTTCCTGGGGAGCCTCAGAGACCCTATGAACCTTGCCCCCAGCATCCATCTCCCACAAGTctgtctcattttcctcctccccAATCCTGCCTTTTCAGAGCCTCTTCTTACCTCCTATGTCTCCCcttggccacacacacacatcatctcTCTTCTAGACTTCAAGCAATTGCTGAAACCCCTCATGCTTCAGAAAGCCCTCATGACTAGAAAGAAGATTACCATTTCTCCTGCATCCTTACTCCTTACCCCCAGCTATGCTTTCCTGGCTGTGAGAATAGAGGACAGGAAACCCAGCATTCAGCATGAAGCCTGGTACACTAGGGCCTCCATAAATTGACTAAAGGAGTCCCTCTGCCGTTCCATCTCTGGCCAGCATGTGCCTTTATTTCAGAGCAACCCTGAGTCTTTACTTAGCCCTCCCTGGGTATCCAGTGGGGGAACAGGAGAATGCGGAGAGCTGCCAAGGGGCTGGAACTGGGTGTGACCTTGTAGGAAAGACTTTGGCCACTATGTTGCACTTGATGCCCCATGGTTACACTCTGAGTTCCCTTAGCCCTCTGATTttgtagacagtgtatatagACAACTGGCTAGTTACCCTTTTTTGTCAGCAGCAGGGCTGCACCTTGTGATTATTGCTGATTTCCCTGCCCAGTTGTCAAACACAGAGATAACTGGGAGGGGACATGGTGTGCAACTGAAGATCATATTGCCTGCCTTCCTAAGTTATATCAGAGTCTCTGGATTGTGGGAGAGAGAAATACAGAAACGCTCTCCCTGAAATTCTCTCCTCCTTTGGCTTCTGACCTCTCTGATCTAGGTTCCACTGTGTTCTCCTCCTACATAACAACTCCTCCTCAGGCCCCTTCACTGGGACACTTTTTCCCAGGACTTTCTTAGTTGGAGAGAGGATCCCCCAAATTTCCATATTCAATATTCTTTTCATGTATTCACTTAAACTTGTCAGGCCATACACTATATGGGGTAAAAGGGACTTCAAAAACAAGATTgcctgttggtgggaatagaaattggtgtagccactgtggaaagcagtatggagatttctcaaaaaactaaaaatagaactacaatatgacccagcagttccactcctgtgtatttatctgaaaaaaaaaaaaaaaaaaaaggaaagaaaacactaatttgaaaagatacatgcatcccaatattcatagtagcattattaaCAATtgccaacatatggaagcaacctgtgtccatcaacaaatgaatggataaagaacatgtgaatggatatatatatatatatatacatatataggcacatgtacacagtggaatactactcagccattaacaagaatgaaattttgccatttgcaacaacatggatggactcggaaggtattatgctaagtgaaataagtcagacagagaaagacaaattctgtatgatttcatttctatgtggaatctaaaaaatagaacaaactagtgcataaaagaaaaaagaaacagactcagatatagagaacaaaatagtggttaccagttgggagagggagggggaggggcaagacaggggcagagtattaagaggtacaaactactatgtacaaaataaataagctaaaagggtatatagtacaacacagggaatatagttaatatttcataataactatacatggactataacctttaaaaattgtgaatcactatgttgtatacctgaaatttatgtataatattgtatatGAACCATACCTCAACTGCCCTCAAAAGGCATAAGTGGAACCCAACAAATTGGCAGCCATGATGACACAGTGTAATATGGGCCAGGGTAGCAGCTGTTCTGGTAACTTCACCCACTACCTTTCCTTCATGGCTACCCTACCTCCCATCTCCAGTGTGAATATAAAACTGCTACAGGATAGCTTCCCAAATGTCCCACCTGAACTTAGCACTCCCTCAACTTCCGATCACTCCTAGTGTTTCTTATTTCCAGGATCGCCTTGACTATCCACCAAGGTGACCAAGCTAAAAACATGTGCATCCACTTTTACCCTACCCTCTCCATCCAGGTAGTTATATGGAATCAAGTGCAGATGAATCTGCTCCCatgtttcttttccattccttgctCTTTTTTTGGTTGTCAGTTTTCCTAAACTAGGGTGTGTACCTCCTCCAAGACTGGCTCCTGGCCTCTGTCCCCAGCCCATCCTCTACTTTGCCCACAAAAGAGCCTCTGATCGTGGGGGTCACCGATCAAAAACTACTCAGGTtgctgtattttttcatttttcataataaaattctaGGGGAAAAACACTTGGGGTGTATTGTTGATGCAAGCATCAGAAGACTTCACTTCATAGTATAAGAACCCAAACATTTACTTTTCTAAAGACTAACATGATGGTGCTTTGTAATAATTTCTTAAAGCCCATTTCATTATGTCTTTTGTAATTAAATTTATATGACGTAAACACAACtggttacatatatataaaaagactCCACTCAAACTAGATTAAGCAGGGAAGGAATTGATTGGGAAAGGGAAATTGGATAAAGGTGATAAAAaggtagaaacttccagttataagataaaaacATACTAGGGCTGTAATACGCAACATGATGACCAAacttaacactgctgtatggCATAtctgaaagttgttaagagagtagaccctaagagttctcaacacaaggaaaaatttttttcttttctttgtttttttgggtttttttgtatctATAGGAGAGGATAGATGTTAACCAaacctactgtggtaatcatttcacagtatatgtaagtcaaatcattatgctgtgcaccttaaacttatacagtgctgtatgtcaactatatctcaatacaactggaggggaaaaaaaaggaatttattggctCATGTAACTTCAAAGTCCAGGATTCAAACGATGTCATCAGGAcccaatttctctctctgaccctTGGCTCCACTTCTTCTGAGGCTCCTTGCTCAGAGAGACCTTCACCTCTGGACCCAGAACTGCATTTCTGTCCAGCGGAGAGAGCACTTCACTCCGGGCGATAACAGAACGAAGCCCTGGGCTTGGCTCCCATTGGCCTAAATTGAGTCACATGGCTAACCTAAACCAATCACTATGGACAGAGGGATGACGGTGATGATTGGTTTAGCCCTAAGTCACCCAGCTAATTTAAGGATGGGCCAGAGCCCACTTCCCCAGAACCACTTTCCTGAGAGTAGATAAGGTGTGGGACCCAAAAAATCTGGGGACTGTTACTGGAATCAGGGTGAATGACTGCTGAGAAACTCACGGCTTGGTCCTTATTTTTCTCGTGTTTCCTGAAAACTCCCTTCCCAGACCAGCAGAGGTCTTCAGCAAGCATGTCAGAACCAATATTAaaatgcaggcttctcactgtccCAGGCTCCAACTTGAGCTTGATCTCACACTCTCCTCATCTCCCACCCAGGTGTGACCAGATCCTCATGGGGGAGAAACTGGCCAGTCACACAGGATCCATCACTGAGCTCCAGGCTGGGGTGAGGTCAGTCTATAACAGGTAGTTTTGGACATTCCTCAAGTGCTGGGATTTGGAGAGAGGGGCAAATTTATAAATAGGAGTGGGGAGGTGTATTAATTTCCCATTAATGCTCTAGCAAATTAcaacaaacttagtggcttaatacaaatgtattatcttacagttttggaggttgGAATTCTGTCTCATtaactaaaatcaaggtgttggcagaactgcattcctttctggagagtctagggaagaatccttttctttgccttttccagctttgaggctgcctgcattccttggttcaTAACCCCCTtttgtcttcaaagccagcaatagcTGCTTGATTCTTTCCAGTATCACATACTCTGACTCTTCAGCCTCTCTTTTACACATTTGACtcctgtgattacactgggcccacccagataatccaggataatctccctatttcttttcaagtgcttaaaaaaattttttattttgtctgcaccagctcttcattgcagcatgtgggatctttagttgcagcatgcagactcttagctgtggcatgcgtgtgggatctagttcccccaccagggatcaaatctgagccacctgcattgggagcttggagtcttacccactggaccaccagggaagtcactaatCCCCCTATTTTAAGGGCTGCTAATTAACAACTGTAATACATCTGCAACCTTAACTCCCCCTTGCCAGGTAATATAACATATTAACAAGTCCCCAGGGATTAAGCCATGGACATCTTGGGGGTGGGAGGCCTCCCCCAACAAAGACCACTATGTCCTGGGACCAGTTCTTAAAATATACAGAGGGAGAGGCTCCCTTCTTGGAGCTGTTGCATATAGAGTATTAGACACCCTAACCTAGTCCTAACTGTTGTTCTCACTAGACCACTGGCCTGAATTAGACTTGAGAGAGTGGGTCAGTCAGGAATAAAGGAATGTGATATCACCAGGCTGAGTGTGGGAGACCTTCTCAGAGTGTAGCTGGGCTTTGAGGGATGTTGAGAATCTAGGAGAACCTGTGGGGGTTAGTGATGATGCTGTTTAAGTCAACAGAAGATGGGGAGGAAAGTACTATGGCCTGGCAGCCCAGCAACTGGGAGAGGGTATCCATTTTAATCATTCAGCAACTACCACCCACCCCACTGgggaagagaggtggaagggCATGACTTGCAGCCAGAGAGGTCTGGAGCTCAGACAGTGCTCACTCTCTCTGAATGAAACAACCTTTCTGGCTTCACCCAAGTAGCTTCTGGGCTTTGGCATCAGTaggactgggttcaaatcccactgTGCCAGCTATAGACTATGTGAACCTGGGAAAGTGCCCTAACTTCTCTGAGTCCTTATCATCATAGCTTATCTATTAAATGAGAATGATATCATGTTCTTCACATGGCTAATAAGAATTAGAAGtcgttaaaaaaaaagttataagcTCTCATGTAACATTCTACTAGAGGGGAGGACTGTCAGACTGTCCGAAAGAAGCCCCAGCATGGACTGGTGATTAGGCTATTGTTGAGAGAACAAGTCAAGTGAGACAGACACGAGGGTGAACTTTGCCCTCACCATAACTAGCTGTGTGGGTTGGACAAGAAGCTTCACCTACGTAAGCCCCAGTCATAGAATACATTTATTGTGTACCAAACCTGAAGCAAGAAGCTTCTTGCTATGTAAAGTTGGGAAAATATTAGTACCTCGTTCCTAGGGTACTTGTAAACTTGAAGTTAGATGCTCATACGCAACTTGATTCAGTGTCTGGTGTGTAGTAGctgataccgagcagggccctgtggggctcctgggcacaaagtctttctgtgtcccctatttctttgattataggaaacagccttcattaagcctccatgaccttccctgagttccaatgggcagattcaagcagttgtcaATTAGCAAAGGGAGAAGATATGAGCCTAGGGAGAAACaaagtcaagagcagccttggggcaaggtcctgtttccccatcaatGGATACACacaacagtatctttgagctattttacagatgttgaaaccccctccaggtgggagacgtTAATGATTAAGGATAGTATGCTGCCCACaaacatgtagaccccagactagctgtacctgaaggttgatgatgctgactgctacttacctcaccacccacccatcaaaagaatgcaagactgttactgcttTGACCCTTCTCACATACCCCTGACCATGAGCCcagactataagacctctccctattccccaggtgggtggggtgggtacAGTTCTCAAggcactagcctactgtgttccccctttgcctcaCCAACTAATAAAGctgtccttttctacttcactcaaAACTCTGCCTCTCAGTTTTGATTCGGCACAGGTGTACAGAGAAACTCAGTTTTCGGCATCAGAGCTTCACTCAAATGTTTAGGATAACTCAACCCATCTGGCTGGGAAAATGGGATGTGGAGAACAGGCAGCTAACTTGACTGGGAAGGGCACTGGGATGTTCTCAGTGATGCTGTGGGCATCAAGTTGGGGCTGGTATGACCAGCAGGCTTATCCAGTGTAGACACAGGCTAGCTGGCTCCTGGCCAGCTCAAGGtgtttccctttgcctggaaaccGGGAGATGTGGCTGAGACAGGGCATGGAGGAGAGCAGCTCAACTAAAAAGTGGTGGAGAGGAGCCCTGCTCTTGGATCTCTCTGGTTCCCCCAAACGCTGGGGACCAGCTCCCTCAAGCTAAAGGAGACAAGTGAGTGGGGAGCTACGGGGGAAGAACATTTCAGAACTGGGGGCTTGAAAAGGCCTTGGAGCCTTCTTGCCCGCTGGGAACCTGGGGTTTGGGTCCAACCCTAGGACAAGACGTGAGGCGTGAGGTGGGAGCTGAACTCCTTAGGAAGAATTCCCCAAAGCCAGGGACACTGGCGCAGGGCCTCCTGCTGTGAACCAGGGCCCCGGGTTGCCAGGCCCCCGGGTCGGTGGTGGAGATGAGGACAAAGTGtatccacaccccccacccccaccccaggtctggACCAGGACCAGGACGAGACCCCGGTAACAATGCCGGCCGCCTGAGCTTCAGACCATGTACGCATACTGCTGCCTGGCGCCCGGGGAGGCCGTCCGGCCTCTGCTGCAGCACCTCACCTACACCTACCTGCCCGCCCCTCTGCTGCTGCCCCCCATCCAGGCCCACAACTTCTGCAGCCGGCCCCCGAGCCTGAGCGCGGGCGAGTGGGCGGCTCGGCGGGAATACCACTGCTTCCACGCCACGGGCGCGCCCCTGGCGCTCACGCCGCCCGTCTGGGCCTTCCCGCAGGCCTACGCCGCAGCTCTGCAACCGCCGTTCCCCGCGCCCGTCTACCGAGGGCCGTCGTTGCAGGAGCCCGCGGCTGCGGGGACGGCGGCGGCCGAGAGCGGGGCACAGTGGCCGGAAGGCGACAGCCTGCAGGCCGAGCTGCGCTGGGGCCGGGTGGAGCGCGCGCTCGGCCCGCGCCTGCGGCTGCCGGACTTCGTGTGCCGGGAGCTGCGGCGAGTGTACGGCACTTACCCGCGCACCGACGTGCGCGTCACCTACCGCGGCGGCGAGTTCCTGCTGCAGGGCGCGCCGCGCGTGTGCGCGCCCGAGGACCGTGTGAGGAGGCGAGCGTTGAGCCCGCGCACCAGCAGCCGCAGCCCGGACAGCAGCCCCGCCGGGGAAGCGGCGGAGCGCGGCCGCCGGAAGGAGAGGAAAGGCTTGGGCTGAGGGCGCCGCGAGGCCCGGCGGCCCGCCAGGGTGAGCACGCACGCGGCTCTTCTCCTGCCGCCGCAGctgtgccctggggctggggacacccgtcaccttttttttttttttttgccatcgcCCACTTCCTGCACTTCCTTGATTTCTCTCAGGTTTATTGCTGGATGGCGGGGCAAGGGCGAGAATGGATCAAGGACATCTCTGGGTGGGTGTCctattcctccttccttccacttGGGCTTGGGAAGCCTGAGTGTGTGGTGGGAGGAGAGCCTGGACCCtttgtttcctctctccttcctccgcATCTTCTTCCCCTTTGAAGTCTGCCCTGCAGTAAGCCCCCactgtttctttgttctctcctccctcctgcaaaGCTCTCCAAACTCTCCAAGCTGAGGGCCCACCTATCCCCAGCTTgtaatgaaaagtaaataaatgagtgaagtcAAGGGTAGGCTTCAAGATCGTTTTtatgcttgggggtgggggtgtttcttcatctgtgtaaTATTAGCCTTACTTCCCTCTTTAGGGTACaaggtgttgggggtggggattagAGTGGACCTCTGGAAAAAGTGCGTTTCCTCACAGGCGGGGCCTCACTTTCCCTTAACCAGCTCCCTTCCAGTGCAAGAGGACACACTTCTAGGTCCTGAGGCCCACCACCCAGAGAGATTCTGGGGCAGAAGCTATTTTGTTGAGGCGTGGGTGGATGGCAAGCATGGCTGAGGAAGGGATCGCTAATACATAGATTTAGGGCTGGCTTTGACGTTTTCTAGTCATGTACCtagactctctgagcctcagtttcttcatctgtaaaagaaaaataaaaccaacccgGCCTACCTGGAAAATTTGCCAGCGTCGAAATTTAAGATGAATGTCACTTCTTGTCTCCTGATTCTTGCTAACAGTTTTTAATAGGTTGAATTTGTAATATTCTAGGAGTTTGCTGGAGGGTTAGGCCACACATCCAATTTTAACTCTGGGTCTATCCAGACCACCAGATCTGATGCCCAAGCTGTGTAAATTTGGCTCCTCATGGAATTGCTTTCACTGAACTTCAGTTTGTAGTTGGCCAACAGCTACCTGGGTATACAGGTATGTTATTGAAGCTGTAGATCACCTGATTGAACACTACTGGATTTATGAGCTTCATGGAGAAGTTCTATTACACCTCAGCATTTGGTAAAGATGTCTCTCCTGATGAGTGGTTTGCTCTTATCTTTGAAGCACCAAGGATCTCATAATTGATCATATTTTTCACCTTGCCCTGGTTTCTAGGGAGCCAAATTTGCTTAGCATCTTTCGTGTAAAACCTTGATCCTGAACTGTTACCCctagtttcctttttcttatttatttatttatttattttc
This window harbors:
- the C5H10orf95 gene encoding uncharacterized protein C10orf95 homolog; this translates as MYAYCCLAPGEAVRPLLQHLTYTYLPAPLLLPPIQAHNFCSRPPSLSAGEWAARREYHCFHATGAPLALTPPVWAFPQAYAAALQPPFPAPVYRGPSLQEPAAAGTAAAESGAQWPEGDSLQAELRWGRVERALGPRLRLPDFVCRELRRVYGTYPRTDVRVTYRGGEFLLQGAPRVCAPEDRVRRRALSPRTSSRSPDSSPAGEAAERGRRKERKGLG